In the genome of Phragmites australis chromosome 9, lpPhrAust1.1, whole genome shotgun sequence, the window CTTTCTCACAATAATGGCCAATCAGACCAAATTGATGTAGACAATTGCTCAAGGACTCAATAACACCAGTCAAGCTCTTGGTATAGGAAATGTTGGTCTCGACGCCACATAAACATTAAGAAAAGGAAATATAACCAAAGTCACCGTCAGAGGGCTAGTTACAAGAGATGGAAGTTACAAAAGATGAAAGCTAGAAGACCAATATTCTATGCAGAACGAAGCCTCAAGATTCACCTCTAACCAAGCAACTCCAAGTCCCTGCAACCAAGATAATGGAATTCTGCAGCAAGAAGGAACTTTGAAGACTTAAAATCTTTCAATtattgtagctcatttgccttgtctaagattgcatttgcatattttaatttattgcaatgtctagtgtagattttcatatggtaggttgcttgtgtttctatttttcttatgagcagcctacatagtttattagttataagtttctttcatggcactagttttataaTTAGTATCTTTCATGCGTCAtggtccaatctataggataaatcttcATTATTATCAAAAGCAAATGCATAACTCCCACAAGTACATTTGTATGTACATATTTAGGGGGTGTATATCCTTtaagttatgattttgagactaacatgtattgttagatgtatatttTGTAGTCTGATAGAGCAATCAATACGTCTCTGAAGGTATgaaatgcttaaaggcttcaagtggtatataattcatgaaactctcTCCCgtgtgctctaacgctcttactcgagttcaacatgtgcttatagccctttttgagattgttgacaaaggggagagtttgacgaccaaagcaagatgcatgCCTagtgaagaacaagcaagatgcaAATGTTGACAGAGGGTGACTAATCTgcatttggtatcaaaagcatgcaatAAAGAAGGTTTTGCATGGGTCAATCAAaggagatagtgacaatgaaGAAAATGGGAGCAATAATAAAatggggactaagtggtaagaatatgcatccgagcaatatggtaagactttgtgctttTTGCAATTGGtactatttattatttgtcacttgctttggttgtgctgtcatcaatcacaaaaaagaagaagattgtagcgaaaatgaatatactaggctatgattgtgattttggttattaataacaacatagttattaggacgaacatatttatcaagtatatactttaataggtctcatagatgcaatacatgaagaagccatcgcagCCAGGACAAAGATGGACTGAATTGGACAAATCCCAGGAAGATAACCCACTGAATAGTCCAGTGCAGAAGAaattgaactcatcggagcatctctaacaaagagggagagaaggtCGAAGATTTCATCAGATAGTTCGGTGCTTAGGAAGGTATAACACCGGAGCTTTATCTGTAGAGAATAGCAGAACTAAAGAAgccaccagatagttcggtgttgATTAAGAAGGTGCATGCATGAGTATTTTGGCTCAGGatagaagaagttgaactcaccggaaggtccggtgatcagcgGAAGATATACAtcagagcaattcttgcagagagggttgcaagtgTTTAAATTCAGAGAACAATAgactggaaggtctggtgatgggaAGTGAGTGCACCAGAGGATttactggagcatttcttgcagaagcgATTCCAAGTGACGAAAAACAAAGATGAACTGATCGGACGGTCTAGTGTCAAGAGGAAGTGCACCGGAggcttacaccggagcattttgcacagagaagaagtggcgtggtctggctcaagataactcatcggatagttcggtgatggagatgaagtatataccgaagtatccagtgttcacagagactCTAAGTGGAAGTCCAACAGCTAGTTCTGAGGATTTActcactggatgttccggtgatggtactactgttaacaccggagcatccggtgattacagtaaaCTTAAGTCGTTGGGGGCAAAtactaatttgttggtttaagTGTACAAATACCCACACACTCAGCCATTTGAAGGGGTTGAAGTCCAGAGAAACACAAAGATACTTAAAAAGACATCTAAggcaccaaagtacttaatgtgatcatccaaggcaattaagcacatatttagtaagtgattagtgcttataggcctagagagagtgttgttatgtgattgctgcttagagagtagatcaagagGTTATCCTAGCTTGTATCGGGTGGTACGCcaacgccttggagtcttggtgactcactgggACCTTCAgtcggagttgctcaagcttgttgaccctctaacttaaTGTGGAGCGACGGTAACACACATGTACATGGACGTGGAGACTCttttcttggtggctcaagctctgaagtgaagatgatgacaagtgaccgggagagaggctagtggtgagaccttacctttgtggcttggtggctcatctaggttgagaccttatctttgtgacttagtgacTCAACAGCCGTGATGGAAGAACCTTTGCGACCGGGagaatatccttggtggagctccaacgtgggcTAAAAGTGGTATTTTTGCTATCGATACCATAAGataaaaaatctcttatgccaagTTTATTTTCTCTATCATCTTTACGCTTTcgtatttatattcttgtaatatacctttgtgcatttactttCCTAAGTATTTTGCTTGGATTGGCTATAAGTTACAAACTttttgagcggtagaatagacacactagataaacctagagcacatttagatagaaattgatatagatttatcttgtaaagtttttagagccaattaggTTATGTTTTTAAGTGCCCTGATTtatcccctcttaggacatcaccaatcCTTTCACTTAGCACCGCCCATCTGCGCTTTTCCACCGTCGCGCCGCCCCCTCAGCACCCGGCTACACCGCCCCTCTACCCTTCCGCATCAGCGCCGCCCAGCCGCCCCTCCGTGCTCGGCCATGCCGTCCCCTCCGTCCTTCCGctccctccacctcctcggctcctcctATGATAAGACCCAACGAGTCCCTGCTGGGTTTCGGGTCTCCAGCGGGTTCGGGTGCGAGAGCATAATTTAATCTGATTAGTACTTCGGGTGCGGGTCGGGTTTTGAGTTTCAAGTTTCGTGACGGGCGGGTTTTGGCTAAACCCGCACCCAGCCCGACCCATTGGCATCTCTAATGTTCATGTTGTTCCATCAACTCCATGTGAGATTCCATTGATGTAGCCAGCTGATGAAGGTAAATTTGATGGTTGCAAAGGTGGATTTGATGTCCACAACCCTGATGATGCTGAATGAGGCTATATCGAAGGGTGTTCCATTGAATAAAGAAGTTGGTGTTGAGGATATTAGTTTTGGTTGCTAGGGCATCAAATAGTGTGGATGTGTAGATTATGGGTGATGATCATACATATGAAGATGAGAGGCTTGTTTGACTCTGATGATGACTATCCACTTACAAAATTGTCTACTTAGCACATTGCCATGTACATACGATGCCAAATGGTATGGTGTCGTGGTCTACCTCCACATCGTCCATACCAGTATGCCACATCAGATCCTACATGGCATATATGCATCGCTATTTACTTTGGTAGAGTGGCTTCTAACTACGGCGTCAAAGGTCATGACACCAAAAAGATCCATTTTTTAATTAGTTTAGCCAGGGTCTCtttataaaaaagttcaaaaggGGCCGAATTGCAAAAATTTCACCCCTCTGCGAGCACTCAGCCAAGAGTGTGTGTGGGCCAACGACCCAGCCCGCACAGAGCCACCGGTGTGTGCCGACTTTACTGTGTGATCCAAATGGCCCATGTGAGTCAGTTGGCCTTATTCGACAATTGTTTTGATAAGGATCTGGCCCATGCGGGTGAGTGAATGTGAACAAAAAGGAGCGTATTATggtaaaaatgaagaaaaatctcagatgcatatttgtgcattttcTATCGATCAATGTTTTTAGAACAATTTAGCCATGAACCATGAACCAACATATGCATCAACCGGTGCTTAAAAAATtaggttttttaaaaaaattatgtcattataaatatcataattttaaaatatccaCTACACTTTTGCtattcaaaaatatataaatataaatcttCTAAATTTATATTCTTATTATTACCTTAGTCTCTAAGCATATTTCGTAACGACATGAATCTAATTTATAAGATTTACAATAGTATggattcaatttcaaaagattcGTAATGAAATAATCTAATTTCAAGAGATTGATAATGACATTGTTCAAAATACTAAAGTGTATAGGTATAATTAAAAACCATGATATTTATaatgatataaataaaaaaataggtcGGCAGGAATCCAGAGTGTCAGACCCCTCCTTtggggtcacctcgtgtagctcataccagtccctggatcagtagctggtacgcacgaaCTCCAACAGAAGTAGATATCATAGTCATACATCGAATAAGTACGATAATAAAGCACAATACGGAGTTCAGTACAATAGAAGCCCGAAGGCATAATCTTACAAACCCTCAAAACACAACGGAAACACACAAAagcgacccaagccctacaggcagcttgagtgtagacgaaactggcttctctaatcttcatctccttcttcggcgaagtcggcctctggatcatctggatccacaattagcaaaTATGAGTaaataaggtactcagcaagtcctacctcaaggggagaAATTAGATACTTAAGGGtagttcaaggataaggctgtagagtcttttaggttttacggaaagctagttttattgatgcagggttcattttgcaagactaacttttaataaaaacactttcaagagaaatacataagttgagcttatgggggttgacggccctgggggagGTACACCCATCCCGCCAGTTCTCACAAGACTTTGCcagcggacacacagtccaggaggcttagggcacaaaaccaaaaaccattctttttagaaaacacgggcacacagccCACTCACACGCCAAGGAGTTACTCACGccaaaaagctaatcattgtgaccaaaccatagcatgtccttgaccgaggacacggctatccggataggtttaacactctgcagaggttgtacactttacccacaagatatgcacaagctctcaccttagcaactggtgtaaccgtcataacgagacgtaacgacctcacaacgaagccacaatatccacccatggggcactaaaATACCAGGGGCTTTAGAAGAATTACGGGAAagatcacttagcaatcccaaggcttgacttagcctcaacaatatcaccagccagACCTTGGGCTACAtactacccaagtcttctcctggtccccattgccactaccggcctccgggtgggtaccgcactaagtcagaggggttaggtcaagtcctgcccatacaggccatgtggttgtacgagtggatactaggtgagatgtcacagcgaaccggtccttatatgaccgatgtaagagtctcccagcaagaacaccacaaaggcgaaccttgctccaaggtggctcccacctttgtggggcaccttactcaccctcgtcaacactactctagagttttcccaagaatacaagttttacacgcacacgcaccaagcacacatcacttcacattgtaaaacatgattatcatatgtaaatgatctagttctttcttttgagcaagcaatcctaagcatgctagtaaacaagcaatcttccaaacaatcattatagttgatgttgggaatcttctagggtttcaacggaataatggtaacaatgacaaggcatgggataaacaagctgggttataactattctagcatttctttaagaATCATAACTATTAATCTAAACATGCATACTCCTATtatttgaaacaatggctctacgggttgtgtttaaaaacataggatcaatatggtcaacggttgtaggacttgccttcgttgaagtcctcgccTGCTCCTTCAAactccgggtcctcggggtcgtCCTCGAATGCTTCTTCCTCTAATAGCCGCAACAACGACAAAggcacaaacaaacaaacaattaaaacaatgaccaaacgatttacaaaaattatgaaattgacatgattgggtagatctcgaatttagatgaatatcggtggaagaatcgacgAAAACGGAGTTatgacggaggagaaacgggctttggaagttttgccgggagaaaaattcagaaaaagaaaaggggggaGTATTCCAGAAATATTCGGCTGAGTCGGCTCGGATTGGACTCGGCTCGCGGCTCGGTTCGGTGGAGTTGGCTCGGCTCTAACCGGACCCACATGTCAGTTGCACCGGGGGAAGGaatataagagagagagagagagagagagagagagagagagagagagagagagagcagagaggggcGGAGAGCCGGCTCGGGCACAGAGAGGatcgggagggagagagagaggggcgacggcggcgcggcgACGGGCTGGTgacggggcggcggcgggctgTGCCGACGGAGAGCGGCGGTAGGGCACCGGCCGAGGGCGGCGGCAGCCGGAGGGAGAGCGGCTCGGCGCGGAGAGGCAGTGGCGGCCAGGCGACGGAGAACGGCAGTGGGGGCCCAGGTACGCtcggggagaggaagagagaggagggaaccgggggggctcaccggcggcggggcgcacagagagagggcggcggcacagagagctcgggagagagagatgatgtGAGAGAGGGTGTGCGAGATGGCTCGGGGAAGAAGGCACTGTTCACCGGCCTTTATAGCGGCCGGCGGGGCTCGGAGCGGCGCGCGGGGCGAGGCAGCGGTGTGGGGCGCGAGGCacggcgcggggcgcgaggtCTGCCGGTTCGGCGACGGGACGGCGAGCGGCGCTGCGCGCGGCGATGGGACAGCGAGTCacggggagagagaagagagaaagagagagaggagagaggaaagAGGGAGAAATTTAGAGATTTGACACAGAGCCCTAAGCCGTGcagaaattcatttttagcttcCCCTACCTAATTTTATACGCCATCTCGTGCCTATAAAGCAACCAACCCGGCTGAAGGAGGGGCAGTGGTCAAAAGCCTTATCCGCCACTCGCCTCCGCACCTCTCCAGCCGCGTGCGCTCCACGCCTCCTCCAGGGGAAAGAAGAGGTGACTTCCCAATTCTCCTCCCGCCCCGCTCCCCTCCGCTGCCCGGTTCGATCCGCCTCGTTCTAGCCCCGAGATCTAGGGATCTCTAGGCGTTTGGTCCCGTCTCACCGCGAGCTAGCTCCGTGAACAAACGGATCTCGAAGCCTTCGGGTGGTGTGCGAGGATTTTGGGCGGCGGTCTTTGTTCTATGATTTGTAGGGGTTGGTTGTTGTCGGCGTCTGGGGCGAGGTAGATGGGTCGATTGGATTCGGTCGGGCTGTTGGGTGGTTTGATTTTGGGGAACTTCGTAGGCCTTGTGACCGCTCTTGTGAATTTTTGGCTCTGTGCTCGGATTCGATCCGATTCGTCGCGTTCGGTATTTGGATGCGAGAATTAGGTCTGCTTGTAGAATTTGATTCCTCCATTTAGAAGCCTTAGGATTTGGGGAATTCTGGATCTTCAGCTATCCCATCTCTGAGATCTACTGTAGTGAGTCTGACCGCGAAAATTGAGAAACCCCGGTTTTGGTGGTGGATTTTTTAACAGATCGATGTTACCAACGTTATCTTCTATCGTTGAGCCCGCTTTACCTTATTATTGTCGTTATCTGCTACCGTTGAATCCTTTGTTGGGGTGCTGCATCGTGTTCGATCTGTGCTAATTTCCGTTTCCTCCTGAATTCGTTTGCTTGAATAGCGTGTGCTTCATGGTAGGTTTGTTGCAGTTTCTGCATAAAGGCCAGCAATTCAAAGCTTGATCAGCTCGGTGCCAATCAAACTTCAACAACCAAGTTTCATGTCTGATCTCGACGTCCAGCTGCCATCTGCCTTCGGTATGTTCCCATTTCATCCATGCTCTCTTATATCTGGATTAATCTGATTACTCTTGGTTTGATATAGCGAGATCTAGCTTCTCAATCTGAATGAGTTGAGAGCATACATGGAGAAGTTCATGTGGAATATGCATCTATTCCGATTTGCTAGTTTTATGTTTGAGCATGCGTCTGATAACATGCCATCGTCTTTGATAGATCCGTTTGCTGAGGCAAATGCTGAGGACTCCGGTGCTGCTGGTACCGGAACAAAGGATTATGTGCATGTGCGCATCCAGCAACGCAACGGCAGAAAGAGTCTGACTACTGTTCAGGGACTGAAGAAAGAGTTCAGCTACAACAAGATCCTCAAGGATCTCAAGAAGGAATTCTGCTGCAATGGTACTGTAGTCCAGGATCCAGAGCTAGGCCAGGTACAATGTGCAAGCCATGCTTCAAGTTCCAATTTTCTCTGCTGATGTTGATATACTGATAGTCCGGTTGCCGTCTGCAGGTCATTCAGCTCCAAGGCGATCAGCGCAAGAATGTCGCCACTTTCCTAGTTCAGGTATATTATCAAGAATctcagagctgcatgttccaaGAGATGATGACTGTTTATAATACTTACGCACCTAATCACTTTTCCTTTTGTCAGGCTGGGATTGCAAAGAAAGAGAACATCAAGATTCACGGGTTCTAAGCGACCTGTAAATGCTTATGCGCGCTACATTGCGCGCTACCAGATATTGGGAAAGCTTGAAGCAGTGATAATACTAGTTACTGTTTTCTGTAAGAACATAAATACCGTCGTGCTATTATCAAGTGTGTCTTGCTTGATGCAAGTTGCGTTGTCGCCTCGTTATGCACTACCAGCATATCGGTATGGCTTGTATGGGATGTTGCCAACTTAATAAAAGTACTCGTTGTTTGGCTGTAGCTCTGATGTCTGTCTCCTGCCTTACTAGCTGAGTTTGGCTTCATCTCTTCGCACTGTTATCGATGATTCTGGTTACGGATGTTTTGGTGCCAAATCATATGATGATTCG includes:
- the LOC133929156 gene encoding protein translation factor SUI1 homolog codes for the protein MSDLDVQLPSAFDPFAEANAEDSGAAGTGTKDYVHVRIQQRNGRKSLTTVQGLKKEFSYNKILKDLKKEFCCNGTVVQDPELGQVIQLQGDQRKNVATFLVQAGIAKKENIKIHGF